The following proteins come from a genomic window of Ostrinia nubilalis chromosome 29, ilOstNubi1.1, whole genome shotgun sequence:
- the LOC135085697 gene encoding uncharacterized protein LOC135085697 isoform X2, with protein sequence MASAAMAMSSVSVVCSSLLLKTFKKATAEELTTPEYLQSIHLEDLDSVSVHRGLDDRLDPAGRAASPLANKGAESWKTALLKIIPSKQIE encoded by the exons ATGGCTTCAGCAGCTATGGCGATGAGTTCGGTGTCCGTCGTCTGCTCAAGTTTATTGCTCAAGAC CTTCAAGAAAGCGACAGCAGAGGAACTGACCACCCCCGAATACCTGCAATCAATCCACCTGGAGGACCTGGACTCGGTGTCCGTGCACCGAGGGTTAGATGATAGATTGGATCCAGCCGGCAGGGCAGCTTCGCCTCTTGCCAA CAAAGGGGCGGAGTCGTGGAAGACTGCACTGTTAAAG
- the LOC135085697 gene encoding uncharacterized protein LOC135085697 isoform X3 has product MASAAMAMSSVSVVCSSLLLKTFKKATAEELTTPEYLQSIHLEDLDSVSVHRGLDDRLDPAGRAASPLANKGAESWKTALLKV; this is encoded by the exons ATGGCTTCAGCAGCTATGGCGATGAGTTCGGTGTCCGTCGTCTGCTCAAGTTTATTGCTCAAGAC CTTCAAGAAAGCGACAGCAGAGGAACTGACCACCCCCGAATACCTGCAATCAATCCACCTGGAGGACCTGGACTCGGTGTCCGTGCACCGAGGGTTAGATGATAGATTGGATCCAGCCGGCAGGGCAGCTTCGCCTCTTGCCAA CAAAGGGGCGGAGTCGTGGAAGACTGCACTGTTAAAGGTTTAG